Proteins encoded by one window of Cyanobium sp. NS01:
- a CDS encoding GNAT family N-acetyltransferase produces the protein MSAGYLSPRLLASADRLDGFECRSEEQTLWLRKHARQAHARGGTSRVFVVTEAGGCDVVAFYAWCMASITPAQAPPRLRKGAGRYPQPIALLARLGVGLQHEGRGLGAALLADVISRTAQIGSEVGCRWLLVHAESAAARAFYLHLIPEFEPSPTDPLHLVLLMKDILRTLR, from the coding sequence GTGAGCGCCGGCTACCTGTCGCCCCGGCTGCTGGCCTCCGCCGATCGCCTCGATGGTTTCGAATGCCGGTCTGAGGAGCAGACGCTCTGGTTGAGAAAGCACGCCCGCCAGGCCCATGCCCGTGGCGGCACCAGCAGGGTGTTCGTGGTCACCGAAGCGGGTGGCTGCGATGTGGTGGCTTTCTATGCCTGGTGCATGGCCAGCATCACGCCGGCGCAGGCCCCGCCGCGGCTGCGCAAAGGCGCCGGCCGCTATCCCCAGCCCATTGCCCTGCTGGCCCGGCTCGGGGTTGGCCTTCAACATGAAGGACGGGGCCTCGGTGCCGCTCTGCTGGCGGATGTGATCAGCCGCACCGCGCAGATCGGCTCCGAAGTGGGTTGCCGCTGGTTGCTCGTCCATGCCGAGAGCGCGGCGGCCAGGGCGTTCTACCTGCACCTGATTCCGGAGTTCGAGCCCTCCCCCACCGACCCGTTGCACCTGGTGCTGCTGATGAAGGACATCCTGCGGACGTTGCGGTGA
- a CDS encoding GIY-YIG nuclease family protein — protein MTTTRPFALRLFVPSGLPEGMRIVEKTNWSGIGYVIPRSQLKEFTQRPEAGRPGVYVLTGPDPEDGGADLAYIGEADPLGRRLEQHQAKEFWTTAYAFTSKDGYLNKAHAQHLEARLIGLAQAAKRCRLENVVQGHAVNLAEMDRAEAEGRGYESPNGFTVLKGAKGRRDFVASSPDGLMRTREQLIRQGVLAKLDNQVELLQDYEFKSPSQAAGLLLARSANGRLDWKDAAGISLKDHQERAAAAASREAEP, from the coding sequence ATGACTACCACCCGCCCATTCGCCCTGCGCTTGTTCGTGCCCTCTGGGCTGCCGGAGGGGATGCGAATCGTGGAGAAGACGAACTGGAGCGGCATCGGCTACGTGATCCCTCGCTCCCAGCTCAAGGAGTTCACCCAACGCCCGGAGGCAGGACGCCCTGGCGTGTATGTGCTCACAGGCCCCGACCCTGAGGACGGCGGCGCCGACCTTGCGTACATCGGGGAGGCGGACCCCCTCGGGCGGCGCCTGGAGCAGCACCAGGCCAAGGAGTTCTGGACCACCGCCTACGCCTTCACCTCCAAGGACGGCTACCTGAACAAGGCCCACGCCCAGCACCTGGAGGCCCGGCTGATCGGCCTGGCCCAGGCGGCCAAGCGCTGCCGGCTGGAGAACGTGGTGCAGGGCCACGCTGTGAACCTGGCCGAGATGGACCGAGCGGAGGCCGAGGGCAGGGGATACGAGTCACCAAACGGGTTCACCGTTCTCAAGGGGGCCAAGGGGCGCCGCGACTTCGTGGCCAGCTCTCCCGACGGCCTGATGCGCACGCGGGAGCAACTCATCCGGCAGGGCGTGCTCGCCAAGCTGGACAACCAGGTGGAACTGCTCCAGGACTATGAGTTCAAGTCACCGTCCCAGGCGGCGGGGCTGCTTCTCGCCCGCAGCGCCAACGGCCGGCTTGACTGGAAGGATGCTGCCGGGATCAGCCTCAAGGATCACCAGGAGCGGGCGGCGGCGGCGGCCTCAAGAGAGGCTGAACCCTGA
- a CDS encoding ATP-binding protein: MRTTSEQINLWRQAPSESQRLEFKEAKQQFDTRKLSEYCVAIANEGGGVLMLGVADQPPRAVVGTQAFPNTVDAAERLFQSVGFRVDIEAVAHPNGRVLVFYIPSRPRGTAYHHDGKYLMRTGSSLMPMSEDQLRRIFAEGQPDWLEEPSRTGLDEQQVVELLDTQTFFELLNLPYPTVRAGVLERLRSEGLIDQDGSTYTIRRLGALLLARHLEQFSDVSRKAPRVVVYAGESKLETRLDQTGGRGYAVGFQGLVLFVMSQLPQNEVIEDALRKEVKLVPDVVMRELIANALIHQDFTIQGAGVMVEIYSNRVEISNPGEPLVPVERFIDAYQSRNERLADLMRRMGICEEKSSGIDRVVQAAEVYQLPAPDFRSIFRRTSVAIFGPRPFERMDRNDRVRACYQHGALKWVMAQHMTNQSLRDRFHLAEDKAAIASQVIAATIEAGLIKPDQSVGGSRKFARYLPFWA; this comes from the coding sequence ATGAGAACGACGTCTGAGCAGATTAATCTCTGGCGGCAGGCACCGTCTGAAAGCCAGCGCCTGGAGTTCAAGGAGGCAAAACAGCAGTTCGACACACGCAAACTGAGCGAATACTGTGTTGCGATCGCCAACGAGGGTGGCGGCGTGCTGATGCTTGGGGTGGCGGATCAGCCACCGCGCGCCGTCGTTGGAACGCAGGCCTTTCCCAATACCGTTGATGCTGCCGAAAGGCTCTTTCAGTCGGTTGGCTTCCGTGTGGACATTGAGGCAGTGGCGCATCCCAATGGGCGTGTGCTCGTGTTCTACATTCCGTCGCGTCCTCGGGGTACGGCCTATCACCATGATGGCAAATACTTGATGCGTACCGGCTCCTCGCTCATGCCGATGAGCGAGGACCAGTTGCGGCGGATCTTCGCAGAAGGGCAGCCCGACTGGCTGGAAGAGCCATCACGTACTGGCCTCGATGAACAGCAGGTGGTGGAACTTCTCGACACACAGACCTTCTTCGAGTTGCTCAACCTCCCATACCCAACCGTACGCGCAGGCGTGCTTGAGCGGCTGAGAAGCGAGGGCCTTATTGATCAAGATGGAAGCACATACACCATTCGCCGACTCGGGGCGTTGCTGCTGGCGCGGCACCTTGAGCAATTTTCTGATGTCTCACGCAAGGCGCCTCGTGTTGTCGTCTATGCAGGCGAATCAAAGCTGGAAACCCGCCTCGACCAGACCGGCGGCCGTGGATATGCCGTTGGTTTCCAGGGCTTGGTTCTCTTCGTGATGTCCCAGTTGCCCCAGAACGAGGTCATCGAGGATGCCTTGCGCAAGGAGGTCAAGCTGGTGCCCGACGTGGTGATGCGAGAGCTGATCGCCAACGCCTTGATCCACCAGGACTTCACAATCCAAGGCGCGGGAGTCATGGTAGAGATCTACAGTAACCGTGTTGAGATCTCGAATCCAGGTGAACCGTTGGTACCTGTGGAGCGTTTCATCGACGCTTACCAATCACGCAACGAAAGGCTCGCAGACCTGATGCGCCGCATGGGTATTTGTGAGGAAAAGAGCAGCGGCATCGATCGTGTCGTGCAGGCGGCCGAGGTGTACCAGTTGCCGGCACCCGATTTCCGCTCCATCTTCCGGCGCACATCGGTGGCGATCTTCGGCCCAAGGCCGTTTGAGCGGATGGATCGCAACGACCGTGTACGCGCCTGCTACCAACACGGCGCACTGAAATGGGTGATGGCTCAGCACATGACCAACCAGTCGCTGCGCGATCGTTTCCATCTTGCTGAGGACAAGGCCGCCATCGCCTCCCAGGTGATCGCGGCCACGATTGAGGCTGGCCTGATCAAGCCGGACCAAAGCGTGGGCGGCTCCCGGAAATTTGCCCGGTACCTACCGTTCTGGGCCTGA
- a CDS encoding restriction endonuclease subunit S has translation MARDWPHLPKLQSEDDAFSVAPEGWSTCQIEHIFEKLEIGKRFDQKTSFPSGKIPVIDQSAYGFVGYHDEEPGVVAAKTSPVITFANHTCEMRVMRRPFSVIQNVFPMVGRPGVCETLFFYYSTKGRVHLEEYKGHYPDFRRLWINLPPLAEQKAIAAVLGALDDKIELNRRMNATLEAMARALYQSWFVDFDPVRAKLDGREPVGLDPATAALFPEHFVESALGPIPQRWEVCSLANKIELLSGGTPKTSEPNYWDGDIPWYSVKDAPSETDIWVIQTEKQVTKLGVDNSATQVLPEGTTIISARGTVGRLALVGTQMAMNQSCYGVRGVNAYADFFTYFSLRQATADLQQRTHGTVFDTITRQTFETLDYIFPPAPLMQAFDRTVEPSLAQMRANIHQSHTLTTLRDTLLPKLLSGELMAKDAESLIGKVA, from the coding sequence ATGGCGCGTGACTGGCCTCATTTACCCAAGCTCCAATCTGAGGACGACGCATTCTCCGTCGCTCCCGAAGGGTGGAGCACGTGTCAGATTGAACACATCTTCGAAAAACTGGAGATTGGTAAGCGCTTTGACCAGAAAACATCTTTCCCGTCTGGCAAGATTCCCGTCATCGACCAATCGGCATATGGGTTCGTCGGCTACCATGACGAAGAGCCGGGCGTGGTTGCAGCCAAGACTTCGCCTGTCATTACGTTTGCGAACCATACCTGCGAAATGCGGGTCATGCGGCGACCTTTTTCCGTAATTCAAAATGTATTCCCGATGGTGGGAAGGCCAGGTGTTTGCGAAACGCTGTTCTTCTACTACTCGACGAAAGGCCGTGTTCATCTTGAGGAATACAAAGGTCATTACCCGGACTTTCGTCGGCTCTGGATAAATCTCCCACCCCTCGCCGAGCAAAAAGCCATCGCGGCGGTGCTTGGGGCGCTGGACGACAAGATCGAGTTGAACCGGCGGATGAACGCGACGCTGGAGGCGATGGCGCGGGCGCTGTACCAGAGCTGGTTCGTGGATTTCGATCCTGTGCGGGCGAAGTTGGATGGGAGGGAGCCTGTTGGGCTTGATCCAGCAACAGCAGCTCTCTTCCCTGAGCACTTCGTGGAATCAGCGCTCGGTCCAATTCCGCAGAGATGGGAAGTCTGCTCTCTCGCAAACAAGATCGAACTCCTCAGCGGCGGCACGCCCAAGACATCCGAACCGAATTATTGGGACGGTGACATCCCATGGTATTCCGTGAAAGATGCTCCGTCTGAAACCGACATTTGGGTAATTCAGACAGAGAAGCAGGTCACGAAGCTGGGAGTCGATAACAGTGCGACCCAAGTCTTGCCGGAAGGGACGACCATCATCAGCGCACGCGGCACTGTCGGGAGACTCGCTCTCGTCGGCACCCAGATGGCAATGAACCAATCCTGCTATGGCGTGCGAGGCGTGAATGCCTACGCTGATTTCTTCACCTATTTCTCGCTCCGCCAAGCCACCGCCGACCTCCAGCAACGCACCCACGGGACGGTTTTTGACACGATCACGCGCCAGACCTTCGAGACACTCGACTACATTTTCCCGCCAGCCCCTCTGATGCAAGCGTTCGACCGGACTGTCGAACCTTCGCTCGCGCAAATGCGCGCCAATATCCACCAATCCCACACCCTCACCACCCTGCGCGACACGCTGCTGCCGAAGCTGCTGAGCGGGGAGTTGATGGCGAAGGATGCGGAGTCGCTCATCGGCAAGGTCGCCTGA
- a CDS encoding class I SAM-dependent DNA methyltransferase — translation MKTELVGRGIVKRGRGRSDSVSLVGAEPVAKATAQAKNGRKARASSNGTANLGFEAKLWLTADKLRNNMDAAEYKHVVLGLIFLKYISDSFEEQRAKLLAGEGDYEGANPEDPDEYKAENVFWVPAEARWHQLQANAKQPTIGKLVDDAMVAIERDNPRLKGVLPKDYARPGLDKQRLGELIDVIATIELTASRESGASEGEQTHRSVDLLGRVYEYFLTRFASAEGKNGGQFYTPSCVVRCLVEMLEPYKGRIYDPCCGSGGMFVQSEKFVESHGGKLGDISIYGQESNATTRRLAVMNLALRGIEADFGPEHADSFRRDLHPDLRADYVLANPPFNDSDWVRRDDDVRWQFGVPPKGNANFAWVQHFLHHLAPQGMAGFVLANGSMSSNQSGEGEIRKALIEADLVDCMVAMPGQLFYSTQIPVCLWFLAKSKAADSQRGFRDRRGHTLFIDARKLGSLIDRVHRELLEADLEKISGTYHRWRSADSVGSYDDVPGFCKSATIAEIAAHGHVLTPGRYVGAEEVEDDGEPFEEKMPRLVAELEAQFAESARLEQAIKANLRGLGYGA, via the coding sequence GTGAAGACTGAGCTCGTTGGCAGGGGGATTGTGAAACGCGGCCGGGGCCGCAGCGACAGCGTGTCGCTGGTGGGAGCCGAACCGGTGGCGAAGGCCACGGCACAGGCGAAGAACGGCCGCAAAGCCAGGGCATCCAGCAACGGCACCGCCAACCTGGGCTTTGAGGCCAAGCTCTGGCTCACGGCCGACAAGCTGCGCAACAACATGGACGCGGCCGAGTACAAGCACGTGGTGCTCGGCCTGATTTTTCTTAAATACATCTCAGACAGCTTCGAAGAGCAGCGCGCCAAGCTGCTGGCCGGCGAGGGCGACTACGAAGGCGCCAACCCCGAAGACCCCGACGAATACAAAGCCGAGAACGTGTTCTGGGTGCCGGCCGAGGCTCGCTGGCATCAGCTGCAGGCCAACGCCAAACAGCCCACCATCGGCAAGCTGGTTGACGACGCCATGGTGGCGATCGAACGCGACAACCCCCGCCTCAAGGGGGTGCTGCCGAAGGACTACGCCCGTCCGGGGCTGGACAAGCAGCGCCTCGGCGAGCTGATTGATGTGATCGCCACGATCGAACTCACTGCTTCCAGAGAGAGCGGCGCCAGCGAGGGGGAGCAGACGCATCGCTCGGTGGATCTGCTGGGCCGGGTGTACGAATACTTCCTCACCCGCTTTGCGTCGGCCGAGGGCAAGAACGGCGGCCAGTTCTACACGCCGAGCTGTGTGGTGCGCTGCCTGGTGGAGATGCTGGAGCCCTACAAGGGCCGCATCTACGACCCCTGCTGCGGCTCCGGCGGCATGTTCGTGCAGAGCGAGAAATTCGTGGAAAGCCACGGCGGCAAGCTGGGCGATATCTCCATCTACGGCCAGGAGAGCAACGCCACCACCCGCCGCCTGGCGGTGATGAACCTGGCCCTGCGCGGCATCGAGGCCGACTTCGGCCCCGAACACGCCGACAGCTTCCGCCGCGACCTGCATCCCGATCTGCGGGCCGACTACGTGCTCGCCAATCCGCCGTTCAACGACTCCGACTGGGTCCGCCGTGACGACGACGTGCGCTGGCAGTTCGGCGTGCCGCCCAAGGGCAACGCCAACTTCGCCTGGGTGCAGCACTTCCTCCACCACCTGGCGCCCCAGGGCATGGCCGGCTTCGTGCTCGCCAACGGCAGCATGAGCTCCAACCAGAGCGGCGAAGGCGAGATCCGCAAGGCCCTGATCGAGGCGGATCTGGTGGACTGCATGGTGGCCATGCCCGGCCAGCTCTTCTACAGCACCCAGATTCCGGTGTGCCTCTGGTTCCTGGCCAAGAGCAAAGCTGCCGACAGCCAGCGGGGCTTCCGCGATCGACGCGGGCACACCCTGTTCATCGATGCCCGCAAGCTGGGCAGCCTGATCGATCGGGTGCACCGAGAGCTGCTGGAGGCCGACCTGGAGAAGATCAGCGGCACCTATCACCGCTGGAGGAGCGCCGACAGTGTGGGCAGCTACGACGATGTACCGGGGTTCTGCAAGTCCGCCACCATCGCCGAGATTGCTGCCCATGGGCACGTGCTCACACCGGGGCGGTACGTGGGCGCGGAGGAGGTGGAAGATGATGGAGAGCCGTTCGAGGAGAAGATGCCGAGGTTGGTGGCGGAGCTGGAGGCCCAGTTTGCTGAATCCGCGAGGCTTGAGCAGGCCATCAAAGCTAACCTGAGGGGGCTGGGTTATGGCGCGTGA
- a CDS encoding M23 family metallopeptidase has protein sequence MAAAAIGSMLPVCQPLWGQPLWGLPLWGLVLCSLLGEASAAGPLHSPLHQPLPPPPVGPQASLEAPIPDSASGAGATLAPTYEPTRTPEPKPAGDATTKPKRPELVPQQVPVGDLALQQLPPDPTPSASQPPGPLHYPLAVAASEQAPWGWRYSPARGAWRMHTGLDLIAPEGTAVLAVLPGTVQRVAEISGYGLTVLIDHGSGWSSLYAHLLRTSVVAGDSVTAGQTVGLVGQSGNASTAHLHLELRQRQPQGLVAVDPTPLLPAAPSGGTLATEAPTQPIDGRSGPTGRLPRSPGNGRQPRQEPSPAPGAQLGRRPLRGGED, from the coding sequence GTGGCTGCCGCCGCCATCGGATCGATGCTGCCCGTCTGCCAGCCGCTGTGGGGCCAGCCACTGTGGGGCCTGCCGCTGTGGGGCCTGGTGCTGTGCAGCCTGCTGGGGGAGGCCAGCGCCGCGGGGCCACTGCACTCGCCACTTCATCAGCCCCTGCCTCCGCCACCGGTCGGCCCGCAGGCGTCCCTGGAAGCACCCATTCCCGACTCAGCGAGCGGCGCCGGCGCCACGCTCGCCCCCACGTACGAACCCACTCGCACGCCGGAGCCCAAGCCAGCTGGAGATGCCACCACCAAACCCAAACGCCCAGAGCTGGTGCCCCAGCAGGTTCCCGTCGGCGATCTCGCCCTGCAGCAGCTGCCGCCCGATCCAACCCCGAGCGCATCCCAGCCCCCCGGCCCCCTGCACTACCCCCTGGCCGTGGCCGCCTCGGAGCAGGCCCCCTGGGGCTGGCGCTATTCCCCGGCGCGGGGCGCCTGGCGCATGCACACCGGGCTGGATCTGATCGCGCCGGAGGGCACCGCCGTGCTGGCGGTGCTGCCGGGAACGGTGCAGCGGGTGGCGGAGATCAGCGGCTACGGCCTCACGGTGCTGATCGACCACGGCAGCGGCTGGTCGAGCCTCTACGCCCACCTGCTGCGCACCAGCGTTGTGGCCGGCGACAGCGTGACGGCGGGTCAGACCGTGGGCCTGGTGGGCCAGAGCGGCAACGCCAGCACGGCCCATCTGCACCTGGAACTGCGGCAACGCCAGCCCCAGGGGCTGGTGGCGGTGGATCCCACGCCGCTGCTGCCGGCAGCCCCGAGCGGGGGCACACTGGCAACAGAGGCGCCAACCCAGCCCATTGATGGCCGATCAGGACCAACTGGACGACTTCCTCGAAGCCCTGGAAACGGCCGGCAGCCCCGTCAAGAACCCAGCCCTGCGCCAGGCGCTCAGCTGGGACGAAGGCCTCTACGAGGAGGTGAAGACTGA
- the recQ gene encoding DNA helicase RecQ, with protein MTDASAASSPLSAMVQPDRPAADPMAVLRHVFGYASFRGPQEEIVRHVLGGGSGLVLMPTGGGKSLCYQVPALCLPGVAVVVSPLIALMQDQVEALQQAGVRAAALNSSLTAAEASAVWRQLSQGQLDLLYVSPERLLGGDLLERLAALPLALFAIDEAHCVSQWGHDFRPEYIQLAVLAERFPRVPRLALTATADPRTREEIVARLRLESGRVFLASFDRPNIRYLLRAKDDAKGQLLQFLEQHRGESGIVYARSRARVDRFAADLRAAGYEALAYHAGMEAEARSRTLQQFRNGSGVVVVATIAFGMGIDKPDVRFVAHLDLPKSLEAYYQETGRGGRDGLPAEAWMVHGPGDVPQLRRFIDDSDAPEAQKRIEHGKLDALIGFTEAPGCRRQVLLQHFGEALAEPCGNCDGCLEPQARVDVTEPARKALSAVYRTGQRFGAAHVVDVLLGGNTERIRQLGHQELSVHGIGQELDRSQWRTLLRQLTSAGYLQPSPDGHGGLCFGAEALVKPLLRGEASLALPLPPPQKERHRSGRAGDGRGAGGQRPELDAEGADPALVAALKLWRRDQARQQAVPPYVVFHDRTLLELAVRQPSSLDELGQVSGIGAAKLERYGEALLAVLRQQAEGGSEGVSPPS; from the coding sequence GTGACCGATGCTTCCGCAGCAAGCAGCCCCCTGAGCGCCATGGTGCAGCCAGACCGGCCAGCTGCCGATCCGATGGCCGTGTTGCGGCACGTGTTCGGCTACGCCAGCTTCCGCGGGCCCCAGGAGGAGATCGTGCGCCACGTGCTGGGCGGCGGCTCCGGCCTGGTGCTGATGCCCACCGGGGGCGGCAAATCCCTCTGCTATCAGGTGCCGGCCCTCTGCCTGCCCGGCGTGGCGGTGGTGGTGTCGCCCCTGATCGCCCTGATGCAGGACCAGGTGGAGGCCCTGCAGCAGGCGGGGGTGCGGGCAGCGGCCCTCAACTCCTCGCTCACGGCAGCGGAGGCCAGCGCGGTGTGGCGTCAGCTCAGCCAGGGCCAGCTCGACCTGCTCTACGTGTCGCCGGAGCGGCTGCTGGGAGGCGATCTGCTGGAGCGGCTGGCGGCCCTGCCCCTGGCCCTGTTCGCCATCGATGAGGCCCACTGCGTGTCGCAGTGGGGCCATGACTTCCGCCCCGAGTACATCCAGCTGGCGGTGCTGGCGGAGCGCTTCCCCCGGGTGCCGCGGCTGGCCCTCACCGCCACCGCCGACCCCCGCACCCGCGAGGAGATCGTGGCGCGGCTGCGGCTGGAGAGCGGCAGGGTGTTCCTGGCCAGCTTTGATCGCCCCAACATCCGCTACCTGCTGCGGGCCAAGGACGACGCCAAGGGCCAGCTGCTGCAGTTTCTGGAGCAGCACCGGGGCGAGTCGGGCATCGTCTATGCCCGCTCCCGGGCCCGGGTGGACCGCTTTGCGGCAGACCTGCGGGCGGCGGGCTACGAGGCGCTGGCGTACCACGCCGGCATGGAGGCCGAGGCCCGCAGCCGCACCCTGCAGCAGTTCCGCAACGGCAGCGGCGTGGTGGTGGTGGCCACGATCGCCTTCGGCATGGGCATCGACAAGCCGGACGTGCGCTTCGTGGCCCACCTGGACCTGCCCAAGAGCCTGGAGGCCTACTACCAGGAGACCGGCCGGGGCGGCCGCGACGGGCTGCCGGCAGAGGCCTGGATGGTCCATGGCCCGGGCGATGTGCCCCAGCTGCGCCGCTTCATCGACGACTCCGACGCCCCCGAAGCCCAGAAACGCATCGAACATGGCAAGCTCGATGCCCTGATCGGCTTCACCGAGGCGCCCGGCTGCCGCCGCCAGGTGCTGCTACAGCACTTCGGCGAGGCGCTGGCCGAGCCCTGCGGCAACTGCGATGGCTGCCTCGAACCCCAGGCCCGGGTGGATGTGACCGAGCCGGCCCGCAAGGCCCTCTCAGCGGTGTACCGCACCGGCCAGCGCTTCGGCGCCGCCCACGTGGTGGATGTGCTGCTGGGGGGCAACACCGAGCGGATCCGCCAGCTGGGCCACCAGGAGCTGAGCGTGCACGGCATCGGCCAGGAACTCGACCGCAGCCAGTGGCGCACCCTGCTGCGCCAGCTCACCAGCGCCGGCTACCTGCAGCCCAGCCCCGACGGCCACGGCGGCCTCTGCTTCGGCGCCGAGGCCCTGGTGAAGCCCCTGCTGCGGGGGGAGGCCAGCCTGGCACTGCCGTTGCCGCCCCCCCAGAAGGAGCGGCACCGCAGCGGCCGGGCCGGAGACGGCCGTGGGGCTGGGGGGCAACGGCCCGAACTCGACGCAGAAGGGGCCGATCCGGCCCTGGTGGCGGCCCTGAAGCTGTGGCGCCGCGACCAGGCCCGCCAGCAGGCGGTGCCCCCCTACGTGGTGTTCCACGACCGCACCCTGCTGGAGCTGGCCGTGCGCCAGCCCAGCAGCCTCGACGAGCTGGGCCAGGTGAGTGGCATCGGCGCCGCCAAGCTGGAGCGCTACGGGGAAGCGCTGCTGGCGGTGCTGCGGCAGCAGGCGGAAGGGGGGAGTGAGGGAGTCAGTCCTCCGTCTTGA
- a CDS encoding carbohydrate ABC transporter permease — translation MATSPAKPAPRAPGHRAAWGFLAPALLLISLSVLIPAAMALVISFTETGLDVSEPLRFVGLANVRRLLTDPMFFRVTGTTFIYLIGVVPPVVLGALALAVLVNRQIPGIHWFRAAFYTPVLVSIVVAAIAFRWLYAENGLINGWLGALLGDAFSPIGFLTSPLLALPSVMLVTLWKGLGYYMVIFLAGLQGISADLYEAAALDGSEGWRKHVDITLPLLRPYVTLVAVISAIAATKVFEEVFLMTQGGPADSTRTIVYYVYEQAFSELEIAYACTVGLALFLIVLVLSLIRFAFAGDQGLT, via the coding sequence ATGGCGACTTCACCCGCGAAACCCGCTCCCCGGGCCCCCGGCCATCGGGCCGCCTGGGGCTTTCTGGCTCCGGCCCTGCTGCTGATCAGCCTCTCGGTGCTGATCCCGGCGGCGATGGCCCTGGTGATCAGCTTCACCGAGACCGGCCTCGACGTGAGTGAGCCCCTGCGCTTCGTGGGGCTGGCCAACGTGCGCCGCCTGCTCACCGATCCGATGTTCTTCCGGGTCACCGGCACCACCTTTATCTATCTCATTGGTGTGGTGCCACCGGTGGTTCTCGGCGCCCTGGCCCTGGCCGTGCTGGTGAACCGGCAGATTCCCGGCATTCACTGGTTCCGGGCCGCCTTCTACACGCCGGTGCTGGTGTCGATCGTGGTGGCGGCCATCGCCTTCCGCTGGCTCTATGCCGAAAACGGCCTGATCAACGGCTGGCTGGGCGCCCTGCTGGGCGACGCCTTCAGCCCGATCGGCTTTCTCACCTCGCCGCTGCTGGCCCTGCCCTCGGTGATGCTCGTGACCCTGTGGAAGGGGCTCGGCTACTACATGGTGATCTTCCTGGCCGGCCTGCAGGGCATCTCGGCCGACCTCTACGAGGCCGCCGCCCTCGACGGCAGCGAGGGCTGGCGCAAGCACGTGGACATCACACTGCCGCTGCTGCGGCCCTACGTCACCCTGGTGGCCGTGATCTCGGCGATCGCCGCCACCAAGGTGTTCGAGGAGGTGTTCCTGATGACCCAGGGCGGCCCCGCCGACTCCACCCGCACGATCGTGTACTACGTGTATGAGCAGGCCTTCTCGGAACTGGAGATCGCCTACGCCTGCACGGTGGGCCTGGCCCTGTTCCTGATCGTGCTGGTGCTGAGCCTGATCCGCTTCGCCTTCGCCGGCGACCAGGGCCTCACCTGA
- a CDS encoding 5-(carboxyamino)imidazole ribonucleotide synthase — protein sequence MLPLKAETLAPIAPEGEARIGVVGGGQLAWMLASAAAQLHIPLVVQTPSPDDPASRLASAVVLGDPGDGAALRRLAGACSAVTFENEWVDLELLSQLEAEGVRFVPSVAALAPLVSKRSQRQLLQQLQLPAPAWFDLADLLPAAPTPGPPQLPAGWTFPLMAKAATGGYDGKATLVLRDAGELAELLESVDPADWIVERFVAFEIELSQLVCRDAQGAVRCYPLVQTHQHHRVCDWVLAPADVPHAVQAFARNIAVSLLTAIDYVGVLSIEFFYGPEGLQINEIAPRTHNSGHVTIEAAHTSQFSQQARIVAGLPMGEVELKVPGALMVNLLGYERSRASYAQQRRALAALPGASLHWYGKQGAALGRKLGHVTLLLDGATAAERRRQARHGLEQVRAIWPNPSY from the coding sequence GTGCTCCCGTTGAAGGCCGAAACCCTGGCCCCGATCGCCCCCGAGGGTGAGGCGCGGATCGGCGTGGTGGGGGGCGGCCAGCTGGCCTGGATGCTGGCCTCTGCCGCCGCCCAGCTCCACATCCCCCTGGTGGTGCAGACGCCGTCGCCGGATGATCCCGCCAGCCGCCTGGCCTCCGCTGTGGTGCTGGGCGATCCCGGCGATGGTGCTGCCCTGCGGCGGCTGGCCGGCGCCTGCAGCGCCGTGACCTTCGAGAACGAATGGGTCGACCTGGAGCTGCTCTCCCAGCTGGAGGCCGAAGGTGTGCGCTTCGTGCCCAGCGTGGCGGCTCTCGCCCCGCTGGTGAGCAAGCGCAGCCAGCGGCAGCTGCTGCAGCAGCTCCAGCTGCCCGCCCCCGCCTGGTTCGACCTGGCCGATCTGCTCCCCGCAGCACCCACTCCCGGCCCGCCGCAGCTGCCCGCCGGCTGGACCTTCCCGCTGATGGCCAAGGCCGCCACCGGCGGCTACGACGGCAAGGCCACCCTGGTGCTGCGGGACGCCGGCGAGCTGGCCGAGCTGCTCGAGAGCGTGGACCCGGCGGACTGGATCGTGGAGCGCTTCGTGGCCTTCGAGATCGAGCTCTCCCAGCTGGTCTGCCGTGACGCCCAGGGCGCCGTGCGCTGTTATCCGCTGGTGCAGACCCACCAGCACCACCGCGTCTGCGACTGGGTGCTGGCGCCCGCCGACGTGCCCCACGCCGTGCAGGCCTTCGCCCGCAACATCGCCGTGTCCCTGCTCACGGCCATCGACTACGTGGGCGTGCTCTCGATCGAGTTCTTCTATGGCCCCGAAGGCCTGCAGATCAACGAGATCGCTCCCCGCACCCACAACTCCGGCCACGTGACGATCGAGGCCGCCCACACCAGCCAGTTCAGCCAGCAGGCCCGCATCGTGGCCGGCCTGCCCATGGGGGAGGTGGAGCTCAAGGTGCCCGGTGCCCTGATGGTGAACCTGCTCGGCTACGAGCGCTCCAGGGCCAGCTACGCCCAGCAGCGCCGGGCCCTGGCCGCCCTCCCCGGCGCCAGCCTGCACTGGTATGGCAAGCAGGGGGCTGCGCTCGGCCGCAAGCTCGGCCATGTGACCCTGCTCCTCGATGGCGCCACCGCCGCAGAACGCAGGCGGCAGGCGCGCCATGGCCTCGAGCAGGTGCGGGCGATCTGGCCCAACCCCAGCTATTGA